From Paenibacillus polymyxa, the proteins below share one genomic window:
- a CDS encoding glycoside hydrolase family 6 protein codes for MKQLKTKQVLRKGMKYAFALSLVASSFLPGAGFTDKIHAESHVDNPYQGATKYVSPDYAASVDTSIAKVTDANLKAKMQTVKTFPTAVWLDRIAAINGGGGKLGLEAHLDQVLAQKKGNTPITAEFIVYDLPGRDCHALASNGELPLTQAGLETYKKDYIDKIASIFANPKYKDIRIVAIIEPDSLPNLVTNLDDPKCAQAKSTGIYEAGVKYTMNKLNEIPNVYKYVDIGHSGWLGWDNNRSATVSLFTTIFKDTSKGLSSVDGFITNTANTSPLTEPNLPDPNLNIGGQPIKSSKYYEWNPNFDESDFAESLHRDFVSAGWPSSLGMLIDTGRNGWGGPNRPTSAVGNDINSYVNSGRVDKRSHRGNWCNNSGAGMGTPPQTAPAGHIDAYVWAKPPGDSDGSSSLIPNDEGKGFDRMCDPTYTTKDGTLTDALPNAPISGAWFHDQFVMLVQNAYPAIVPSTGGVDPAPTAPAVPSGLKAVVGNAQVTLTWNASTGAESYTVKRATSEAGPFTAVAPLVTEREYTDKGLTNGTTYFYVVSATNAKGTSKDSATVSAEPKGTPTDPTNPTDPTGDLVVMYRAGDTDPANNAAKPFFNLKNKGTTPVKLSELKIRYYFTKDGSQELQSAVDWAQVGNDNVLRTIKDNYIEIGFSAAAGTLAAGAQTGDIQIRMNNSDWSNLNESNDYSFDPTKTSYAEWNKVTLFHNDKLVWGIEP; via the coding sequence GTGAAGCAATTGAAAACAAAGCAAGTGCTTCGTAAAGGAATGAAGTATGCTTTTGCGCTATCACTCGTCGCAAGCAGCTTTCTACCAGGTGCAGGATTTACGGATAAAATACATGCAGAATCCCATGTCGATAATCCTTACCAAGGGGCGACAAAATACGTTAGCCCTGATTATGCGGCTAGTGTCGACACATCGATTGCCAAGGTTACGGATGCGAATCTGAAGGCAAAAATGCAAACGGTCAAAACATTCCCGACAGCCGTTTGGCTTGATCGTATCGCCGCTATTAACGGCGGTGGAGGCAAGCTTGGCTTGGAGGCACATTTAGACCAAGTATTGGCGCAAAAGAAAGGCAACACACCGATTACGGCGGAGTTCATTGTGTATGATCTGCCCGGACGGGATTGTCATGCCTTGGCTTCCAATGGTGAATTGCCGCTGACCCAGGCAGGTCTGGAAACTTATAAAAAGGATTATATTGACAAAATAGCTTCTATTTTCGCAAATCCCAAATATAAGGATATTCGTATCGTTGCGATCATTGAACCGGATAGCTTGCCAAATCTGGTAACCAATCTGGATGATCCGAAATGTGCGCAAGCCAAGTCCACAGGGATTTACGAAGCTGGTGTTAAATACACAATGAATAAGCTGAACGAGATTCCTAACGTGTACAAATACGTAGATATCGGTCACTCTGGTTGGTTAGGCTGGGATAACAACCGTTCAGCAACGGTATCCCTGTTTACAACTATTTTCAAAGACACGAGCAAAGGTCTGTCCAGTGTAGATGGCTTTATCACGAATACAGCCAATACTTCACCGCTGACAGAACCTAATTTGCCTGATCCAAACCTGAATATCGGTGGGCAGCCGATCAAATCGTCCAAGTACTACGAATGGAATCCTAATTTCGATGAATCGGATTTTGCAGAGTCCTTGCATAGAGATTTTGTCAGCGCAGGCTGGCCGAGCTCACTCGGTATGTTAATTGATACAGGCCGTAATGGATGGGGAGGACCTAACCGTCCGACTTCCGCAGTCGGCAATGATATTAACTCCTATGTAAACTCCGGTCGTGTAGACAAACGCTCACACCGTGGTAACTGGTGTAATAACAGCGGAGCAGGTATGGGAACGCCGCCACAAACGGCTCCAGCTGGTCATATCGATGCCTATGTCTGGGCAAAACCTCCAGGGGATTCCGATGGTTCCAGCTCACTCATCCCGAACGATGAGGGTAAAGGCTTTGACCGTATGTGTGATCCTACCTATACAACCAAGGATGGCACATTAACAGATGCTTTGCCGAATGCACCTATTTCAGGAGCATGGTTCCATGATCAGTTTGTAATGCTGGTACAAAATGCGTACCCTGCAATCGTGCCTTCCACTGGTGGTGTAGACCCAGCGCCTACTGCTCCAGCAGTACCGTCAGGCTTAAAGGCTGTTGTGGGCAATGCTCAAGTAACGCTGACTTGGAATGCGTCTACTGGTGCCGAGAGTTACACGGTAAAACGTGCTACTAGCGAAGCAGGTCCTTTTACAGCCGTTGCGCCTCTTGTAACGGAAAGAGAGTACACGGATAAGGGACTGACGAACGGAACAACTTACTTCTATGTTGTAAGTGCTACGAATGCGAAAGGAACAAGTAAGGATTCCGCAACGGTAAGCGCTGAGCCAAAAGGTACACCGACAGATCCAACGAATCCTACAGATCCAACGGGTGATCTGGTTGTAATGTATCGTGCTGGGGACACGGATCCAGCGAATAACGCTGCCAAGCCTTTCTTTAATCTCAAAAATAAAGGGACAACACCAGTGAAGTTGAGCGAGCTTAAAATCCGCTATTACTTCACGAAAGATGGCAGCCAAGAGCTGCAATCTGCGGTAGACTGGGCGCAAGTAGGTAATGATAACGTGCTGCGTACCATTAAAGACAACTATATTGAAATTGGATTCAGTGCTGCTGCCGGCACGCTTGCTGCTGGCGCGCAAACAGGTGATATTCAGATCCGCATGAACAATAGCGACTGGTCTAATCTGAACGAATCCAATGACTATTCCTTCGATCCAACCAAAACCTCTTATGCTGAATGGAACAAAGTAACATTGTTCCACAACGATAAGCTGGTATGGGGAATCGAGCCTTAG
- a CDS encoding alpha-glucosidase/alpha-galactosidase: MSFKVAFIGAGSIGFTRGILRDLLSVPEFNDIEVAFTDISQHNLDMVTELCQRDIRENGLSIQIQSSTDRKVALKDAKYVICTIRVGGLEAFATDVDIPLKYGVDQCVGDTLCAGGIMYGQRGIAEMLEICKDIRELSAPDVLLLNYSNPMAMMTWACNKYGGVRTVGLCHGVQNGHHQIAEAYGLEKQDVDIVCAGINHQTWYIQASHKGKDLTAGLLEAFEQHPEFSRTEKVRIDMLRRFGYYSTESNGHLSEYVPWYRKRPNEILDWIDLGNWINGETGGYLRVCTEGRNWFETDFPNWMKEDPLEYKAEHRGEEHGSYIIESLETGRVYRGHFNVVNNGIISNLPDDAIIEAPGYVDRNGISMPQVGELPLGPAAVCNVSISVQRLAVEAAVHGDDKLLRQAFMMDPLVGAVCNPKEIWQLVDEMLVAQEAWLPQYGVAIAEARQRLATDDLISTRPYEGAARLKVKTVEEMQLDRDAANKNAGQSDKGKDREKVQNNNA, encoded by the coding sequence GTGTCATTTAAAGTAGCTTTTATTGGAGCAGGAAGCATCGGTTTTACCCGTGGAATTTTGCGAGATCTGTTATCAGTACCGGAGTTTAACGATATTGAAGTGGCTTTTACGGACATCAGTCAGCACAATCTGGATATGGTTACTGAACTGTGTCAGAGGGATATTCGTGAGAATGGGTTGTCCATACAAATACAGTCCTCTACGGATCGAAAGGTAGCTCTAAAGGATGCCAAATACGTCATTTGTACAATCCGTGTCGGCGGTCTGGAAGCCTTTGCGACCGATGTGGATATTCCGCTAAAATACGGTGTGGATCAATGCGTGGGCGATACATTATGTGCAGGAGGCATCATGTATGGCCAGCGTGGTATCGCTGAAATGCTGGAGATTTGCAAAGATATCCGTGAGCTAAGTGCACCGGATGTGCTGCTGCTGAACTACTCGAACCCAATGGCGATGATGACCTGGGCCTGCAACAAGTACGGTGGCGTGCGTACGGTTGGTCTATGTCACGGCGTCCAGAATGGGCATCACCAAATTGCCGAGGCGTACGGTCTGGAGAAGCAGGATGTGGACATTGTATGCGCCGGAATCAATCACCAAACATGGTACATTCAGGCCTCGCATAAGGGTAAGGATCTGACAGCCGGACTGCTGGAGGCTTTTGAACAACATCCTGAATTTAGCCGCACCGAAAAGGTACGCATCGATATGCTTCGTCGTTTTGGCTATTACAGCACAGAGTCGAATGGTCATCTCAGTGAATATGTGCCTTGGTATCGGAAGCGTCCGAATGAAATTCTGGACTGGATTGATCTGGGCAACTGGATCAACGGAGAAACAGGCGGCTATTTGCGTGTATGTACGGAAGGACGTAACTGGTTTGAAACAGATTTCCCTAACTGGATGAAGGAAGATCCACTGGAGTACAAGGCAGAGCATCGAGGTGAAGAGCACGGCTCATACATTATTGAAAGCCTGGAAACAGGACGTGTATACCGGGGGCACTTTAATGTTGTGAATAACGGTATAATTTCCAACTTGCCAGACGATGCGATTATTGAAGCTCCTGGATATGTGGATCGGAACGGTATTTCTATGCCGCAAGTTGGAGAACTGCCGCTGGGTCCTGCTGCCGTGTGCAATGTTAGTATTTCCGTTCAGCGTTTGGCTGTTGAAGCGGCTGTACATGGAGACGATAAGCTGCTGCGCCAAGCGTTTATGATGGACCCGTTAGTGGGCGCGGTGTGTAATCCGAAAGAAATTTGGCAGCTGGTCGATGAGATGCTGGTGGCACAGGAAGCATGGTTGCCGCAATACGGAGTAGCGATTGCCGAGGCGCGCCAACGCTTGGCTACAGACGATCTGATTTCAACCCGACCTTATGAGGGAGCAGCACGACTTAAGGTGAAGACGGTTGAAGAAATGCAGCTGGATCGAGATGCCGCCAATAAAAATGCAGGACAATCCGACAAGGGCAAGGATCGCGAAAAAGTGCAGAATAACAATGCGTAA
- a CDS encoding substrate-binding domain-containing protein, protein MSNRKWTFILIPVFLLFAWLLFQFTLSSLQIHQFAEQLKTVSPNDGGSDTKVVLISQELDNYYWRSIEQGARKEAEQYGMRLDYIGPDRINPSEQIKLLDKAIAAKADAILVQGINDPEYRRLINKAAALGIPVITIDTDEPDSRRLAYVGTDNEGAGKQMGMLLAKASGEHGDIGVMISSERVENQRLRLAGFRSVISRYPKLRIVEIRSSNISRLQAAQQAQNMLTHYPQIHYMVGFSALDGLGILEASERRGVRNLQIFAFDDMAETLKAIKHRKIELTLVQQPMEMGAKAIKLLNDYLKGHDPQELTYTRVYEVHADTPDNMSGDDRR, encoded by the coding sequence ATGTCAAACCGTAAATGGACATTTATCCTTATTCCCGTCTTCCTGCTATTTGCCTGGCTGTTGTTTCAGTTCACTCTGTCTTCTCTTCAAATTCACCAATTTGCAGAACAATTGAAGACGGTTTCACCAAACGACGGGGGTTCCGATACAAAAGTGGTATTGATATCACAAGAGCTGGACAATTATTATTGGCGGTCCATTGAACAAGGAGCTCGAAAGGAAGCGGAGCAGTACGGTATGAGGCTCGATTATATCGGACCGGACCGCATTAATCCGTCCGAGCAGATCAAACTGCTGGATAAAGCGATCGCCGCCAAGGCAGATGCGATTCTGGTTCAAGGGATAAATGATCCAGAGTATCGACGATTAATCAACAAGGCTGCCGCACTTGGCATACCTGTCATCACGATCGATACGGATGAGCCGGACTCCCGAAGGCTGGCTTACGTCGGAACGGATAACGAAGGAGCAGGAAAACAGATGGGCATGCTGTTGGCGAAGGCCTCTGGGGAGCATGGCGATATTGGAGTTATGATCAGCAGCGAGCGCGTCGAGAATCAGCGGCTCAGGCTTGCGGGATTTCGTTCTGTGATCAGCCGCTATCCCAAGCTCCGCATTGTGGAGATTCGCTCCTCAAATATTTCACGGCTTCAGGCAGCCCAGCAAGCTCAGAACATGCTCACCCATTATCCGCAGATTCACTACATGGTCGGATTCAGTGCGCTGGACGGCCTTGGCATTCTGGAAGCCTCGGAGCGGCGCGGCGTGCGGAATTTGCAGATTTTCGCTTTTGACGATATGGCCGAGACGTTGAAAGCTATCAAACATCGCAAAATCGAGCTCACCCTTGTTCAACAGCCAATGGAAATGGGGGCTAAGGCTATAAAATTGCTGAATGATTATCTAAAGGGACATGATCCCCAGGAATTAACATACACCAGGGTATATGAAGTGCATGCGGACACTCCTGACAACATGTCTGGAGATGACAGACGATGA
- a CDS encoding sensor histidine kinase, producing the protein MTIRTKLLLFIPLLVVFANIIAYFVFQSGKVVQQSYDEMLGRILLIEQTSESTESNLNLLYTYLLNPRDDTGVQGPTEYQLKQLKGRIQEVSDSTDPSFAEEDYMNLLATFLEQKQAAVLDAKAQDPQSAFEHYIEAEKTVGYIHEEGQRLIDAELAYYRPLIENIRNKNEQMNGLGVALFGMNALMGVLLAIWVSRSITGPVGRLVGLAKRIATGDLNIEPQPRRDDELGVLADAILQMSADLSILIEKDKQSLEMRRLVKELELLALQNQINPHFLFNTLNVLSKLAILEGAEKTSDLIVSLSNLLRYSLQKLDKPVTLQEELDHISEYVTIQQARFRDRIRFDLHFDASVLQQQIPALTIQPFIENAFLHGVADLENGAIITLTLSRAGEDVQIVISDNGKGMTEETRLSVLRLEGGAESSSSTGLGMQNVFRRLQLFYEKEGMVEIRSHIGLGTTITIRIPVKKESEQTNVSVVDRG; encoded by the coding sequence ATGACGATCAGAACGAAGTTGCTTCTGTTCATCCCTCTTCTAGTTGTGTTCGCCAATATCATCGCTTATTTTGTATTCCAAAGCGGAAAGGTCGTCCAACAGAGCTACGATGAAATGCTTGGCCGAATTCTTCTCATCGAGCAAACCTCCGAATCGACGGAGAGCAACTTAAATCTCCTCTATACCTATCTGCTCAATCCAAGAGACGATACGGGTGTGCAGGGCCCGACGGAATACCAATTGAAGCAGCTGAAAGGCAGAATCCAGGAAGTCTCTGACTCGACCGATCCTTCTTTTGCCGAGGAGGACTACATGAATCTGTTAGCCACATTTCTTGAACAGAAGCAAGCTGCAGTTCTGGATGCAAAGGCACAAGATCCTCAATCGGCTTTTGAGCATTACATTGAAGCGGAGAAAACCGTCGGCTATATTCATGAGGAGGGCCAGCGACTGATCGATGCTGAACTGGCTTATTACCGGCCGCTCATCGAGAACATTCGGAACAAGAATGAGCAAATGAACGGATTGGGAGTGGCGTTGTTCGGCATGAACGCGCTGATGGGGGTTTTGCTTGCCATCTGGGTCTCGCGCAGCATTACGGGCCCTGTCGGCAGACTGGTCGGACTGGCGAAGCGAATCGCCACAGGTGATCTGAATATCGAGCCCCAACCGCGGCGAGATGACGAGCTAGGCGTATTGGCAGACGCCATTTTGCAAATGTCTGCTGACTTGAGCATCCTTATCGAAAAGGATAAACAAAGTCTGGAAATGCGGCGACTTGTGAAGGAGCTAGAGCTTTTGGCCCTGCAAAATCAAATTAACCCGCACTTTTTGTTCAATACCTTAAATGTGCTCTCCAAATTGGCGATCCTGGAAGGAGCGGAGAAGACCAGCGACCTGATCGTTTCGCTGTCCAATCTACTACGGTACAGCCTGCAAAAGCTGGACAAACCCGTAACGCTCCAGGAAGAACTAGACCATATAAGCGAATACGTAACCATCCAGCAGGCGCGTTTCCGGGACAGAATTCGCTTTGATCTTCACTTTGACGCTTCCGTACTTCAGCAGCAAATTCCAGCCTTGACGATCCAGCCATTTATTGAAAACGCCTTTCTTCATGGTGTAGCTGATTTGGAAAACGGAGCCATTATCACATTGACGCTGTCGAGAGCGGGCGAGGATGTGCAAATTGTAATTTCAGACAACGGAAAGGGTATGACGGAGGAAACCCGACTGTCCGTGCTCCGTTTAGAAGGTGGAGCTGAAAGCAGCAGTTCAACAGGACTTGGAATGCAAAACGTGTTTAGGCGGCTGCAATTGTTCTACGAAAAGGAAGGAATGGTTGAAATCCGAAGCCATATCGGATTAGGTACTACCATAACAATACGAATTCCAGTCAAGAAGGAGAGTGAGCAGACGAATGTATCGGTTGTTGATCGCGGATGA
- a CDS encoding response regulator produces the protein MYRLLIADDEALEREGLELIVERAMPGVFRFIHADNGRMAIECAEEHRPHIAILDINMPGIDGLGALRELKERLPDTRFVLVTAYDYFAYAREALSLGVKEYILKPAKRELIISTLKRLIEEIECEKRARTEELELRHKISQLMPLAENELALMLMVDQTVDSSASQLSEWLDFPLDQGSAIIAAFEGYADEQDKKKIYDHFRSYVKTHGPNSIVSSLIDHHVATFLQKPPATSENDWQQRIKHLVQQLSELAQQQFGIKTAIGIGSLHSGEEGLRKSYFEAVFASTLRKRDGGYCHFDELKSSEAGNASVLAVKEENGMLQQTYVMSALQRIREQREVQTLTMLGRAKMYIEERFNDELSLEEVADFVHLNPHYFSKIFKQEYGETFIDFVTRLRIDKAIALIKEGNLALKEISFEVGYKDPNYFSRVFKKITGVPPTEFKGQKS, from the coding sequence ATGTATCGGTTGTTGATCGCGGATGACGAAGCTTTGGAGAGGGAAGGACTGGAATTGATAGTGGAACGGGCAATGCCGGGGGTATTTCGGTTTATTCATGCCGACAACGGCCGCATGGCGATCGAATGTGCGGAAGAGCACCGGCCTCATATTGCCATTCTGGATATTAATATGCCCGGAATTGACGGGCTTGGGGCGCTTCGTGAATTAAAGGAGCGTCTTCCTGATACCCGTTTCGTGCTCGTCACCGCCTATGATTATTTTGCTTATGCACGTGAGGCGCTCTCTTTGGGCGTAAAAGAATACATTCTGAAGCCAGCGAAGCGAGAACTCATCATCAGTACACTGAAACGACTGATTGAAGAAATTGAATGCGAGAAGCGAGCACGCACGGAAGAATTGGAGCTTAGGCACAAAATCTCACAGCTGATGCCGCTCGCAGAAAATGAGCTGGCTTTAATGCTTATGGTCGACCAGACGGTGGATTCGAGCGCTTCTCAACTGTCGGAATGGCTGGACTTTCCTCTTGATCAGGGAAGCGCCATCATTGCTGCCTTTGAAGGATATGCAGACGAGCAGGACAAAAAGAAAATTTACGATCATTTCCGAAGCTATGTAAAAACACATGGCCCCAATTCCATTGTGAGCTCCCTGATCGACCATCATGTGGCCACTTTTTTACAAAAGCCGCCTGCCACCAGCGAAAACGACTGGCAACAGCGGATTAAGCATCTTGTTCAACAGCTCTCCGAGCTGGCCCAGCAGCAATTTGGCATAAAGACAGCTATTGGAATCGGCTCGCTTCATAGCGGCGAGGAAGGACTTCGCAAGTCCTATTTCGAAGCCGTTTTTGCCTCCACCCTACGCAAGCGCGATGGAGGTTACTGCCACTTTGATGAGCTGAAGTCGTCAGAGGCTGGAAACGCCTCTGTGCTTGCCGTCAAAGAGGAGAATGGAATGCTTCAGCAGACGTACGTCATGTCAGCATTACAACGGATACGCGAACAGCGGGAGGTTCAAACACTGACTATGCTGGGCAGAGCAAAAATGTATATCGAGGAACGGTTCAACGATGAACTTTCGTTGGAAGAAGTGGCTGATTTCGTCCACTTGAATCCTCACTACTTCAGTAAAATTTTCAAACAGGAATATGGAGAAACGTTCATCGACTTCGTAACCAGGTTAAGGATTGATAAAGCTATTGCTTTAATTAAGGAGGGCAACCTTGCCCTGAAGGAAATCAGCTTTGAAGTGGGTTATAAGGACCCGAACTATTTTAGCCGTGTCTTTAAGAAGATAACGGGCGTTCCTCCCACGGAGTTCAAAGGTCAAAAATCGTAG